In Sulfitobacter albidus, the following proteins share a genomic window:
- a CDS encoding DUF6552 family protein, with translation MSHAPARMAPVDVVKWVATVVQLVGYGLTGLNVVPWNVAAFVVGIALWFAVGFMWRDRAIMVVHLGAFVAIVAGYLGS, from the coding sequence TTGAGCCACGCGCCCGCCCGCATGGCCCCCGTCGACGTCGTCAAATGGGTGGCCACGGTGGTGCAGCTGGTGGGTTACGGGCTGACGGGGCTGAACGTGGTGCCGTGGAATGTCGCCGCCTTTGTGGTGGGAATCGCGCTGTGGTTTGCCGTTGGGTTCATGTGGCGCGACCGGGCGATCATGGTCGTGCATCTGGGGGCGTTCGTCGCGATTGTTGCGGGCTACCTGGGGTCGTAG
- the rarD gene encoding EamA family transporter RarD codes for MRNAPPSPPAQDRDTPQGLAFALTAYVLWGFLPLYMKMLSHLGPVEIVAHRVIWSLPIALAVLVAIGRTAALREALRSPRMLVMGCVTAALISINWGIYVWAISVGQTVDAAIGYYINPLFSVFLAAVLLGERLSRAQLVAIALAGVAVLVLVVDADRPPWVAFGLMLSWGFYALAKKSLPIGPNQGFVLEVLILLVPALGWVAYLGATGAGHFAAGSARDTWLLLGCGVVTAVPLMCYANGAKLMRLSTIGVLQYIAPTMIFLTAVFVFDEPFGRARAIAFPLIWLSLVIYTGSMLRQMRAEPS; via the coding sequence ATGCGAAACGCCCCACCCTCTCCGCCCGCGCAGGACCGTGACACGCCGCAGGGGCTTGCCTTTGCCCTGACGGCCTACGTGCTGTGGGGGTTTCTGCCGCTGTATATGAAGATGCTGAGCCATCTGGGGCCGGTCGAGATTGTTGCGCATCGGGTGATCTGGTCGCTGCCGATTGCCTTGGCGGTGCTGGTGGCCATCGGGCGTACGGCGGCGCTGCGCGAGGCGTTGCGGTCCCCTCGGATGCTGGTGATGGGCTGTGTCACGGCGGCGCTGATTTCGATCAACTGGGGGATCTATGTCTGGGCCATTTCGGTGGGGCAGACGGTGGATGCGGCGATTGGCTATTACATCAATCCGCTGTTCAGCGTGTTTCTTGCCGCCGTGCTGCTTGGCGAGCGGTTGAGCCGGGCGCAGCTGGTGGCGATTGCGCTGGCGGGTGTGGCCGTGCTGGTGCTGGTTGTGGATGCCGACCGTCCGCCCTGGGTCGCGTTCGGGCTGATGCTCAGCTGGGGGTTCTATGCGCTGGCGAAAAAGAGCCTGCCCATCGGGCCCAATCAGGGCTTTGTGCTGGAGGTGCTGATCCTGCTGGTGCCCGCGCTTGGGTGGGTGGCCTATCTGGGCGCGACCGGCGCGGGTCATTTTGCGGCTGGATCCGCGCGCGATACGTGGTTGTTGCTGGGCTGCGGCGTGGTCACGGCGGTGCCGTTGATGTGCTATGCCAATGGGGCCAAGCTGATGCGCCTGTCGACCATCGGCGTTTTGCAATACATCGCGCCGACGATGATTTTCCTCACCGCCGTGTTCGTCTTTGACGAACCGTTCGGGCGGGCGCGGGCGATTGCGTTCCCGCTGATCTGGCTGTCGCTAGTGATCTATACCGGCTCAATGCTGCGGCAGATGCGGGCCGAGCCTAGCTGA
- a CDS encoding nuclear transport factor 2 family protein produces MHPTIQKFHDLVLAHDHDGVPALMAEDVRFQPPTYWATWNGRAAVGAVLAHVNQVFTDFQYRRVMGAGNDWALEFQCKVDGLDCVGVDLITLNDDGLMQEFEVVMRPYKTIGALRAAMNARVAADPAFAEHKSALS; encoded by the coding sequence ATGCATCCCACCATCCAGAAATTCCACGATCTGGTCCTCGCCCACGATCACGACGGTGTGCCCGCGCTTATGGCCGAGGATGTGCGCTTTCAGCCGCCGACCTATTGGGCCACGTGGAACGGGCGTGCGGCGGTGGGCGCCGTGCTTGCCCACGTCAATCAGGTCTTCACCGATTTTCAATACCGCCGCGTGATGGGCGCGGGCAACGACTGGGCGCTTGAATTCCAGTGCAAGGTGGATGGCCTTGATTGTGTGGGCGTCGATCTCATCACCCTCAACGACGACGGGCTTATGCAGGAATTCGAGGTCGTCATGCGCCCCTACAAGACCATCGGCGCCCTGCGCGCGGCAATGAACGCCCGCGTCGCCGCCGATCCGGCCTTTGCCGAACACAAATCCGCGCTCAGCTAG